The Gemella massiliensis genome contains a region encoding:
- a CDS encoding ISL3 family transposase: MNNFNTKTKEIKEGEFIKNLLQIKDKNITIEKTHNETIKNNQKYFVFKGTLTYKPKKCECCGCLNKGYTVVKNGFNELTRINLLKISGIPAYLELRKQRFKCKTCNKKFVATTSFVDKYCSISKNVKFSIMSDLADTLSFKQIAKMNNVSVNTVIRTLYKCKSHVDILNYNTLPEYLCFDELKFTKDSKNGMSFIFLDALTHEIIDIVDGRTEYILNNYFSRFSKEARSNVKAICIDIYTPYMKLIRNKFPNAEIVIDRFHIIQNVNRELYSKC, translated from the coding sequence ATGAATAATTTTAACACAAAAACAAAAGAAATAAAAGAGGGAGAATTCATTAAAAACCTACTACAAATAAAAGATAAAAATATAACTATTGAGAAAACACATAACGAAACTATAAAAAATAATCAAAAGTACTTTGTATTCAAAGGTACCTTAACATATAAACCCAAGAAGTGTGAATGCTGTGGTTGTCTTAATAAAGGTTATACTGTAGTTAAAAACGGCTTTAATGAACTTACTAGAATTAATCTATTAAAAATATCAGGTATCCCTGCTTATTTGGAACTAAGAAAGCAACGTTTCAAGTGTAAAACTTGTAATAAAAAATTTGTAGCTACTACTTCTTTTGTAGATAAATACTGTAGTATTTCTAAAAATGTTAAGTTTTCTATAATGAGTGATTTAGCTGATACTTTATCTTTTAAACAAATAGCCAAAATGAATAATGTATCGGTTAATACTGTTATAAGAACTCTTTATAAATGTAAATCCCATGTAGACATTCTTAACTATAATACCTTACCTGAGTATTTATGCTTTGATGAGTTAAAGTTTACTAAAGATAGTAAAAATGGTATGAGTTTTATTTTTTTAGATGCTTTAACTCATGAGATTATTGATATAGTTGATGGTAGAACTGAGTATATTTTAAATAATTATTTTTCCAGATTTTCTAAAGAGGCTAGAAGTAATGTTAAGGCTATTTGTATTGATATTTATACTCCTTATATGAAGTTGATTAGAAATAAGTTTCCTAATGCTGAAATTGTTATAGATAGGTTTCATATTATTCAAAATGTTAATAGAGAACTTTATTCAAAATGTTAA
- a CDS encoding transposase has product MLIENFIQNVNRELNRTRVKLMNIYKKQKGINYTLLKNNWKLILEDESNVTHGRFFFNRSFRSLVTRRDILDYLLGLDCIFKASYERVQDIRYAIRYRNELEFKELIEKSTIDLSDGVSKAINTMRKHKEYMLNSVRYSISNGSLEGINNKIKVLKRVSYGYNSFYNFRLRILVVSRLFVSEYKNNISFKGVLKNAKQHCIA; this is encoded by the coding sequence ATGTTAATAGAGAACTTTATTCAAAATGTTAATAGAGAACTTAATAGAACTAGAGTTAAGCTAATGAATATTTACAAAAAACAAAAAGGTATTAATTATACTCTTTTAAAAAATAATTGGAAGTTAATATTAGAAGATGAAAGTAATGTTACTCATGGTAGGTTTTTCTTTAATAGGAGTTTTAGGAGTTTAGTTACTAGACGTGATATTTTAGATTATTTATTAGGATTAGATTGTATATTTAAGGCTAGCTATGAGAGAGTTCAGGATATTAGATATGCAATAAGGTATAGAAATGAGTTGGAGTTTAAAGAATTAATTGAAAAATCTACTATCGATTTATCTGATGGTGTTAGTAAGGCTATTAATACTATGAGAAAACATAAAGAGTATATGCTTAATAGTGTTAGGTATTCTATTTCTAATGGTTCTTTGGAGGGTATTAATAATAAGATAAAGGTTTTAAAGAGAGTTTCTTATGGTTATAATAGCTTTTATAACTTTAGATTACGCATTTTAGTTGTTTCTAGGTTATTTGTTTCTGAGTATAAAAATAATATTTCTTTTAAGGGCGTTTTGAAAAATGCCAAGCAACACTGCATTGCTTAG
- a CDS encoding nitroreductase family protein: MNATIELLKNHRTHRHFIKGKHIPIEELTAIVDSARQAPSWMNGQHYSIVVVDDEKIKTEIAEVSGVNKNHIYNSGAFLIFYADFNNIKLACELEGVNFNIENSYEALITATTDAALAMQNAVISAESLGYGTVCCGGIRFVSKKISKILNVPENSFMVCGLSIGVVDTKLNVEKIKPRLPKDANVGYNAFPTSNKELIGEYVNTMIKFAEARETKTWTKKFADFYGAKPLEMVTQEVLKEQKFIK; encoded by the coding sequence ATGAATGCTACTATAGAATTATTAAAAAATCACAGAACGCATAGGCATTTTATTAAAGGAAAACATATTCCGATAGAAGAACTTACGGCAATTGTAGATAGCGCTCGTCAAGCACCGAGTTGGATGAATGGACAACATTATAGCATTGTTGTTGTGGACGATGAAAAAATAAAAACTGAAATTGCTGAAGTTAGTGGTGTTAATAAAAATCATATATACAATAGTGGAGCATTTTTGATTTTTTATGCTGATTTTAATAATATTAAATTAGCGTGTGAATTAGAAGGAGTTAATTTTAATATAGAAAATAGTTATGAGGCATTAATTACAGCAACGACAGATGCGGCGTTAGCAATGCAAAATGCAGTTATTTCAGCTGAATCTTTAGGATATGGTACTGTCTGCTGTGGTGGCATACGTTTTGTTAGTAAAAAAATATCAAAAATACTTAATGTTCCGGAAAACTCATTTATGGTATGCGGATTAAGTATTGGTGTTGTAGATACAAAACTTAATGTAGAAAAAATTAAACCTCGTTTGCCAAAAGATGCAAATGTAGGATATAACGCATTTCCTACATCAAATAAAGAATTAATTGGTGAATATGTAAATACAATGATAAAATTTGCTGAAGCACGTGAAACTAAAACTTGGACAAAAAAATTTGCAGATTTTTACGGAGCAAAACCGTTAGAGATGGTGACGCAAGAAGTTTTGAAAGAACAAAAATTTATTAAATAA
- a CDS encoding DDE-type integrase/transposase/recombinase: TPTEIGKKWQLDVKYVPKRCYVGEIPDKFYQYTIIDEATRERFIFPFKEQSSYSTVQFVKMAIDYFGYKPKIIQTDNGFEFTHFKDTKRIHPFDVLCNNLGIKHQLIRPRTPRHNGKVERSHRNDNERFYRHLSFFSYDDLISQMKKYLYRSNRLPMQTLNWLSPVEKRKELRKESIKICRL, encoded by the coding sequence ACACCTACTGAAATTGGTAAAAAATGGCAACTTGATGTGAAATATGTTCCTAAACGTTGTTATGTAGGAGAAATTCCTGATAAATTTTATCAATATACTATCATTGATGAAGCTACTAGGGAAAGATTTATTTTCCCTTTTAAAGAACAATCATCATACTCTACTGTTCAATTTGTTAAAATGGCTATTGATTATTTTGGGTATAAACCCAAGATAATTCAAACTGATAATGGTTTTGAATTTACGCATTTTAAAGATACTAAACGAATACACCCTTTTGATGTATTGTGTAATAATCTTGGCATTAAACATCAACTTATTAGACCTAGAACTCCTAGACATAACGGTAAGGTTGAACGTAGTCATAGAAATGATAATGAACGTTTTTACAGGCATTTATCTTTCTTTTCGTATGATGATCTTATATCTCAGATGAAAAAGTATCTATATCGCTCTAACCGTCTTCCTATGCAGACTTTAAATTGGCTTTCTCCTGTTGAAAAAAGAAAAGAGTTACGGAAAGAGTCTATAAAAATATGCCGGCTTTAA
- a CDS encoding DDE-type integrase/transposase/recombinase, producing MKTIITENIEKTQRYIPHTLQTRIAAVKTYRNGNSIRFVCRRYKISKASLLRWNKKYDGTKESLIDKSHRPHSIHPNAHTVEELSWIKNLIKRNPNISMIELYAKLKFNKGYKRHPCSLFRVLRKLGFYKDTKKKVIPYKPKPYDTPTEIGKKWQLDVKYVPKRCYVGEIPDKFYQYTIIDEATRERFIFPFKEQSSYSTVQFVKMAIDYFGYKPKIIQTDNGFEFTHFKDTKRIHPFDVLCNNLGIKHQLIRPRTPRHNGKVERSHRNDNERFYRHLSFFSYDDLISQMKKYLYRSNRLPMQTLNWLSPVEKRKELRKESIKICRL from the coding sequence ATGAAAACTATTATAACAGAAAATATAGAAAAAACACAACGATATATACCTCATACTTTACAAACAAGAATAGCTGCAGTTAAAACTTATAGAAATGGTAACTCTATTCGTTTTGTTTGTAGGCGCTATAAAATATCAAAAGCCTCTCTTTTGCGTTGGAATAAAAAATATGACGGTACTAAAGAGTCTCTTATAGATAAGTCTCATAGACCTCATTCCATTCACCCTAACGCCCATACAGTTGAAGAATTGTCTTGGATTAAAAATCTTATTAAACGTAATCCTAATATTTCTATGATTGAATTATATGCTAAACTTAAATTCAACAAAGGTTATAAAAGACATCCTTGTTCTTTATTTAGAGTGCTTAGAAAATTAGGCTTTTATAAAGATACTAAGAAAAAAGTAATTCCTTATAAACCTAAACCTTATGACACACCTACTGAAATTGGTAAAAAATGGCAACTTGATGTGAAATATGTTCCTAAACGTTGTTATGTAGGAGAAATTCCTGATAAATTTTATCAATATACTATTATTGATGAAGCTACTAGGGAAAGATTTATTTTCCCTTTTAAAGAACAATCATCATATTCTACTGTTCAATTTGTTAAAATGGCTATTGATTATTTTGGGTATAAACCCAAGATAATTCAAACTGATAATGGTTTTGAATTTACGCATTTTAAAGATACTAAACGAATACACCCTTTTGATGTATTGTGTAATAATCTTGGCATTAAACATCAACTTATTAGACCTAGAACTCCTAGACATAACGGTAAGGTTGAACGTAGTCATAGAAATGATAATGAACGTTTTTACAGGCATTTATCTTTCTTTTCGTATGATGATCTTATATCTCAGATGAAAAAGTATCTATATCGCTCTAACCGTCTTCCTATGCAGACTTTAAATTGGCTTTCTCCTGTTGAAAAAAGAAAAGAGCTACGGAAAGAGTCTATAAAAATATGCCGGCTTTAA